Proteins encoded by one window of Streptococcus suis S735:
- a CDS encoding carbohydrate ABC transporter permease encodes MNQKGFIAKYWPYLFVAIPIGLQLIFFFYPLFTGIYYSLTDWNGLTSDFKLIGIQNYLDILKNPDFYTSMTFTIIFTIGLVIGEIVIGIWLASLLNRKIKAVGFFRTWYFFPAVLSTVTLGLIFVQLFNYGFTQIGEILYIDWLMENLLVQENTVIPAVLFVALWQGLAMPVIIFLSGLQSIPEDVKEAAAIDGASRSQQFFNIELPFLLPSISMVFILAMKSGLTAFDLIFALTSGGPDGKTESLGLLVYNYAFVDNKFSYANALAVVLFIFIIVISLIQMRISKKFEI; translated from the coding sequence ATGAATCAAAAAGGATTTATTGCCAAATATTGGCCCTATCTATTTGTTGCCATACCAATTGGCTTACAGTTAATCTTTTTCTTCTATCCTCTATTTACAGGTATCTATTATAGCTTGACGGATTGGAATGGATTGACATCTGATTTCAAACTAATCGGTATTCAGAATTACTTAGATATTTTAAAAAATCCTGATTTTTACACTTCCATGACTTTTACCATTATCTTCACCATTGGTTTGGTCATCGGAGAAATTGTTATAGGGATTTGGTTGGCTAGTCTCCTCAATCGTAAGATTAAAGCTGTTGGTTTCTTTAGAACATGGTATTTCTTCCCTGCGGTTCTTTCAACTGTTACTTTAGGATTGATTTTTGTCCAATTGTTCAACTATGGTTTTACACAGATTGGAGAAATCCTTTATATCGATTGGTTGATGGAAAACTTATTGGTACAAGAAAATACTGTTATTCCAGCTGTACTTTTTGTGGCTCTCTGGCAAGGGCTGGCGATGCCAGTCATCATCTTCTTGTCTGGCTTGCAAAGTATTCCAGAAGATGTGAAGGAAGCAGCAGCTATTGATGGTGCAAGTCGTTCTCAACAGTTCTTCAACATTGAGCTTCCATTCTTATTACCATCTATCAGTATGGTTTTCATTTTGGCTATGAAATCAGGTTTGACAGCATTTGACCTTATCTTTGCACTGACAAGTGGTGGTCCAGACGGCAAAACAGAATCCTTGGGTTTACTCGTTTACAACTATGCCTTTGTAGACAATAAATTCTCTTATGCCAATGCTTTGGCTGTAGTACTCTTCATCTTCATTATTGTCATCTCATTAATTCAGATGAGAATTTCGAAGAAATTTGAAATCTAG
- a CDS encoding extracellular solute-binding protein, translating into MKMKTFLKCASVCAFASFLVACGNASSSDKVEIEYFSQKPEMQATLQEIIDDFEKENPTIDVKFSNVPDAGTVLKTRMANNEAPDVINIYPQNADFKAYAADGRFLEIGDDAGLNHLKDGAVTPYLVNEKNYTLPLTANAYGIYYNKDKFKELGLEVPTTYAEFVALVDKIKSDGSAAPFALSLNDAWSLNGYHQLAWVTVAGGFDGAEDILIRSAKGAIQDDATTKAVLERLQLLKDNGQKGATGALYADAVAAFAAGDALMLPQGTWAATAVNQQEPEFEYGMFTFPGDKESGDYTIGAADLALSISADTEHPEESKKFLEYLSRPEVIQKYYDVDGSPTSVEGVDTEGKFEETAGVTQYAFTDKHVVWLQSEWESEEEFWNITVEMVKNPNSAELVKKLNAFFDPMKK; encoded by the coding sequence ATGAAAATGAAAACATTTTTAAAATGTGCATCGGTTTGTGCTTTTGCCAGCTTTTTGGTTGCTTGTGGGAATGCAAGTAGTAGCGATAAGGTAGAAATAGAATATTTTTCACAAAAACCAGAAATGCAAGCTACCCTTCAGGAAATTATTGATGATTTCGAAAAGGAAAATCCTACGATTGATGTTAAATTTTCAAATGTACCAGATGCAGGAACTGTTCTGAAAACCCGTATGGCAAATAACGAAGCGCCAGATGTCATCAACATTTATCCACAAAATGCGGACTTCAAAGCATACGCAGCGGATGGTCGTTTCCTAGAAATTGGTGATGATGCAGGATTAAATCATTTGAAAGATGGTGCTGTAACACCATATCTTGTTAACGAAAAAAATTATACCCTTCCTTTGACAGCTAATGCCTATGGTATTTACTATAATAAGGATAAGTTCAAAGAATTGGGGCTCGAAGTTCCAACTACCTATGCAGAATTTGTGGCTTTGGTAGACAAAATCAAGTCTGATGGCAGTGCAGCACCGTTTGCTCTTTCATTGAACGATGCTTGGTCATTGAACGGCTACCATCAGTTAGCTTGGGTAACTGTTGCGGGTGGATTTGATGGTGCAGAAGATATTCTGATTCGTAGTGCAAAGGGAGCGATTCAAGATGATGCTACAACAAAAGCAGTGTTAGAACGCTTGCAATTGTTGAAAGACAATGGACAAAAAGGGGCAACAGGCGCGCTCTATGCAGATGCGGTGGCAGCCTTTGCAGCAGGTGATGCTCTCATGCTTCCACAAGGTACATGGGCAGCTACAGCTGTAAACCAACAAGAACCAGAATTTGAATATGGTATGTTTACATTCCCTGGCGATAAAGAAAGTGGCGACTATACCATCGGTGCAGCTGACCTTGCTCTATCTATTTCAGCAGATACAGAGCACCCAGAAGAGTCTAAAAAATTCCTAGAATACCTCTCTCGTCCAGAAGTTATCCAGAAATACTATGATGTAGATGGCTCACCAACTTCAGTTGAAGGTGTAGATACAGAAGGTAAGTTTGAAGAAACTGCTGGAGTTACACAATATGCCTTTACTGACAAACACGTAGTTTGGTTGCAATCTGAATGGGAATCAGAAGAAGAGTTCTGGAATATCACTGTTGAAATGGTAAAAAATCCAAACTCAGCAGAATTAGTGAAAAAACTGAACGCATTCTTTGATCCAATGAAAAAATAA
- a CDS encoding alpha-galactosidase — protein MNVIEIYNEKQIFHLKTREFSYIIQVLETGDLVHRYFGKKIEKFSDGNKITYLDRSFSPSPITGDRTYSLDVLPLEYSSNGLGDFRTSALDVRNEFGVTLDLKYKEYRLYKGKKELRGLPASFGNQEEVESLEIDLYDQLTDITVTLQYSVFEEASYLARSATIQTGKYPCKLEKVLSATLDFPHQDFIVHSLAGRYAYEKEWTQTPLTKGQYSIGSIRGASSHSRTPFLALVSPDASEDKGDVYAAHLVYSGNFTAFVETTAMETSRLGLGLESHYFSWQLDKDDRFQTPEVLLSYTDKGFTGMTQNSHHFITKHLIRSSFVNKPRPILINNWEATYFEFTEEKILQLAQVASRAGIELFVLDDGWFGKRNNDESSLGDWKVNLDKLPNGLNGLAERINELGMKFGLWFEPEMISIDSDLYREHPDWAIRTEGRLPIYSREQLVLDLTKQEVCDYIIDSVSSILESANISYVKWDMNRNITNIPEGLANDQRFEFHHRYMLGLYRVLDHLTKRFPDILFESCAGGGGRNDLGIMYYMPQAWASDDTDAIERLSIQEGTSLIYPPSSIGAHVSAVPNHQVGRITPLATRGNVAMMGGAFGYELDLTKLSEKELDEISQQIETYHSIRETIQFGQLYRLKKTSNTWAANYVSQDKNQVVFTFVKILAKPEAPLLHVRLKGLDPDALYECPQLGETFYGDELMNIGLTMPHVQKDYFSVQYIFNKI, from the coding sequence ATGAATGTGATTGAGATTTATAATGAAAAACAGATTTTTCACCTGAAAACAAGAGAATTCTCTTATATCATCCAAGTATTGGAAACAGGCGATCTGGTTCATCGTTATTTTGGGAAAAAAATCGAAAAATTTAGCGATGGAAACAAAATAACATATTTAGATCGATCGTTTTCTCCGAGTCCAATTACTGGGGATAGGACATACTCATTGGATGTCCTCCCACTCGAATATTCCAGCAATGGTCTGGGAGATTTTAGAACCTCAGCATTAGATGTTCGGAATGAATTTGGAGTCACTCTTGACCTAAAATACAAAGAGTATCGATTATACAAGGGGAAAAAAGAACTGAGGGGATTACCAGCAAGTTTTGGAAATCAAGAAGAGGTAGAGAGTCTTGAAATTGATCTTTACGATCAGTTGACAGATATTACCGTAACTCTTCAGTATTCTGTTTTTGAAGAAGCTTCCTATCTCGCACGGTCAGCTACAATTCAAACTGGCAAATATCCATGCAAACTAGAGAAGGTCTTGTCTGCAACGCTTGATTTTCCACATCAGGATTTCATTGTTCACAGCTTGGCAGGACGTTATGCTTATGAAAAAGAGTGGACACAGACCCCATTGACAAAAGGTCAGTATTCGATTGGTAGCATTCGAGGTGCTTCAAGTCACTCAAGAACACCCTTTTTAGCACTAGTTTCACCCGATGCAAGTGAGGACAAGGGCGATGTTTATGCAGCCCACCTTGTTTATAGCGGCAACTTTACAGCATTTGTCGAAACGACAGCCATGGAAACCAGTCGTTTGGGACTAGGATTGGAAAGTCACTATTTCTCATGGCAATTGGATAAGGATGACCGGTTTCAAACTCCAGAAGTTCTCTTATCATATACTGATAAAGGATTTACTGGCATGACACAAAATAGTCATCACTTTATCACAAAACACCTCATTCGATCATCGTTTGTAAACAAACCAAGACCCATTTTAATCAACAACTGGGAAGCGACCTATTTTGAATTTACAGAAGAAAAGATTTTACAGTTAGCTCAGGTTGCAAGTCGAGCTGGTATTGAATTGTTTGTTCTGGATGATGGTTGGTTTGGTAAACGAAACAATGATGAAAGTTCATTGGGCGATTGGAAAGTCAATTTGGATAAGTTGCCAAATGGTTTGAATGGTTTAGCAGAGCGAATAAATGAGCTTGGTATGAAATTCGGATTGTGGTTTGAACCAGAGATGATTTCTATTGATAGCGATCTTTATCGTGAGCATCCTGATTGGGCAATTCGGACAGAAGGACGCTTACCAATCTACAGCCGAGAACAATTAGTTTTGGATTTGACCAAGCAGGAAGTCTGTGACTACATCATTGATAGCGTCTCTTCCATATTAGAATCAGCCAATATTTCTTATGTAAAATGGGATATGAACCGTAATATCACCAATATTCCTGAAGGTTTAGCAAATGACCAGCGCTTTGAGTTCCACCATCGTTACATGCTAGGTCTCTACCGTGTATTAGACCACCTTACAAAGCGGTTCCCGGATATTCTTTTCGAATCCTGTGCAGGCGGTGGAGGTCGTAATGATTTGGGAATCATGTATTATATGCCGCAAGCTTGGGCAAGTGATGATACAGATGCGATTGAGCGCTTATCTATTCAAGAAGGTACTAGTTTGATTTATCCCCCTTCCTCAATTGGTGCACACGTTTCTGCCGTTCCAAACCATCAGGTTGGTCGGATCACACCTCTTGCTACACGAGGCAATGTGGCTATGATGGGAGGAGCATTTGGTTACGAGCTGGATTTAACGAAACTTTCGGAAAAGGAATTGGATGAAATCAGTCAGCAAATCGAAACCTATCACTCCATTCGTGAAACTATACAATTCGGTCAGCTCTACCGTCTGAAAAAGACGAGCAATACCTGGGCTGCCAATTATGTTAGTCAAGATAAGAATCAAGTGGTCTTTACATTTGTAAAAATTCTTGCCAAGCCAGAAGCGCCTTTGCTTCATGTTCGGTTGAAGGGGTTAGACCCAGATGCCTTGTATGAATGCCCACAATTAGGAGAGACATTCTACGGGGATGAACTGATGAACATTGGTCTTACAATGCCACATGTTCAAAAAGATTATTTTAGTGTACAATATATTTTTAACAAAATCTAG
- a CDS encoding AraC family transcriptional regulator yields the protein MNVLNIYNELDSHNFDLNVDHYGAEQCDKGYSFGPTIRDNFVLHFITKGRGKILVDGKTSYLAAGDLFILPKDVSIFYQADDIDPWTYVWVGFSGSRAKDLLNQSQLLENYYLHSNLESPILGYMHQINHVQMHPIPSITELVLIGYLNQLLAALIEEFPSETLIKPETQTKHYVQQAIKMIHNHYAHPIKVSEIADFLALSRSYLYKIFKQETGYSIKDYILQVKMNRSCQLLEDASRSITEIAYSVGYQDPLTFSAAFKNYFHISPTEFRKTQKNKD from the coding sequence ATGAATGTTCTAAATATCTATAATGAATTGGATAGTCATAATTTTGACCTAAATGTAGACCATTACGGTGCCGAACAATGTGACAAGGGCTATTCCTTCGGTCCTACTATCCGTGATAATTTTGTCCTACATTTTATTACAAAAGGAAGAGGAAAAATTCTTGTTGACGGAAAAACAAGCTATCTTGCTGCAGGTGATTTGTTTATTCTGCCAAAGGATGTTTCCATTTTCTATCAAGCTGATGATATAGACCCGTGGACCTATGTATGGGTTGGTTTTAGTGGTTCACGAGCAAAAGACCTACTTAATCAAAGTCAACTGCTAGAAAACTACTACCTCCACTCCAATCTAGAGTCACCAATTCTAGGCTACATGCATCAGATTAACCATGTTCAGATGCATCCCATCCCCTCTATCACAGAATTGGTCTTAATTGGCTACCTCAACCAACTCTTAGCAGCACTCATAGAGGAATTTCCCAGTGAAACATTAATTAAGCCTGAAACACAAACCAAGCACTATGTTCAGCAAGCCATCAAGATGATCCATAACCACTATGCCCATCCAATTAAAGTTTCTGAAATAGCAGATTTTCTAGCTTTAAGCCGAAGCTATCTCTATAAAATTTTTAAGCAGGAAACTGGCTATTCTATCAAAGATTATATTTTACAAGTAAAAATGAATCGTTCTTGCCAACTATTAGAAGATGCTTCTCGGAGTATCACTGAAATCGCCTATTCTGTCGGATACCAAGACCCTCTCACCTTCAGCGCGGCCTTCAAAAATTATTTCCATATAAGCCCGACAGAATTTAGAAAAACACAAAAAAATAAGGATTAG
- a CDS encoding MalY/PatB family protein: protein MTQYNFIDSPNRLSQHAEKWRQVETDKELLPLWIADMDFEPLPEIRQVIRDYAVHHVFGYPYASDSLYQSIIDWEDRQHGYKIERESILLIEGVVPALSVAIQSLTEEGDAVLINTPVYPPFARTVKLNNRQLVTNSLVDVDSIFRLNLDQLEKDIVENQVKLYIFCNPHNPGGRVWTREEVLAIGRLCQKHGVILVSDEIHQDLTLYGHKHYSFNTVDESFKEFSIILSSATKTFNIAGTKNSFAIIENPSIRKTFAKRQLINNQHEIPTIGLLTTEAAFTYGDEWLKELKVILERNIDFVEEYLTTHTRIKVMKPQGTYLIWLDFSAYELEYAELFDILHCKAKLILNDGLTFGKEGKHHARLNVAAPFNMIEEACQRLGKVFG from the coding sequence ATGACACAGTATAATTTTATAGATAGTCCGAATCGTCTATCCCAGCATGCGGAAAAATGGAGACAAGTAGAGACGGATAAAGAACTCTTACCCTTGTGGATAGCAGATATGGACTTTGAGCCTCTACCAGAAATTCGCCAAGTTATCCGTGACTACGCAGTTCATCACGTTTTTGGTTATCCCTATGCTAGTGACAGCCTCTATCAGTCTATTATTGACTGGGAAGATAGACAGCATGGCTATAAGATTGAAAGAGAGTCTATTCTACTCATTGAAGGAGTTGTTCCTGCCTTATCTGTGGCTATTCAATCTTTGACAGAAGAAGGGGATGCAGTCCTAATTAATACACCTGTCTATCCACCCTTTGCGCGGACTGTAAAATTAAACAATCGTCAGTTGGTGACCAATTCACTAGTTGATGTAGATAGTATTTTTAGGCTTAATCTTGACCAGCTTGAAAAGGACATTGTAGAGAATCAAGTGAAACTCTATATTTTCTGTAATCCCCACAACCCAGGTGGTAGAGTTTGGACAAGAGAGGAAGTGTTGGCCATTGGACGTCTTTGTCAGAAACATGGTGTTATCCTTGTCTCAGATGAAATACATCAAGATTTGACCTTGTATGGTCACAAGCATTATTCCTTTAACACAGTGGATGAAAGTTTTAAAGAGTTTTCAATCATCTTATCATCTGCGACCAAGACCTTCAATATCGCTGGTACAAAAAATAGCTTTGCAATCATTGAAAATCCAAGTATTCGCAAGACTTTCGCTAAGCGTCAATTGATAAATAATCAGCACGAGATTCCAACGATTGGCTTGTTAACCACAGAAGCTGCTTTCACTTATGGAGATGAGTGGTTGAAGGAGTTGAAGGTTATTTTGGAGAGAAATATAGACTTTGTTGAGGAGTATTTGACAACCCATACAAGGATCAAGGTCATGAAGCCTCAGGGAACCTACCTCATCTGGCTTGATTTTTCTGCCTATGAATTAGAGTATGCGGAGCTCTTTGATATTCTTCATTGTAAAGCGAAGTTGATTTTGAATGATGGTTTGACCTTTGGTAAGGAAGGTAAGCACCATGCACGTCTGAATGTAGCAGCACCATTCAACATGATTGAAGAAGCCTGTCAGCGACTTGGTAAGGTTTTTGGATAA
- a CDS encoding cystathionine gamma-synthase, giving the protein MTDYKIDTILAHTGINSDERTGALISPIHLSTTYQHPEFGQSTGYDYTRTKNPTRASLETTLAAIEKADYALATSSGMAALVLLFNGFPVGSQVVAARDLYGGSFRWFNEQESIGRFQFTYANTEEELIAAITEETDYVYLETPTNPLMVEFDIAKVSAIAHAKGVKVIVDNTFYSPIYQNPLVLGADVVLHSATKYLSGHNDVLAGALMTNDQALYDKLFYDQNTSGPTLSPLDSYLLMRGLKTLSLRMERATQNAQKIVAYLEKSPAVKQVYYTGKGGMISVKVVNESRIPHILNTLKVFTFAESLGGVESLITYPATQTHADIPAETRHSYGLTDDLLRLSIGIEDAEDLIADLKTALEG; this is encoded by the coding sequence ATGACAGATTATAAGATTGATACGATTTTAGCGCATACGGGCATCAATAGCGATGAGAGAACAGGTGCCTTGATTTCCCCTATCCACCTTTCGACGACCTATCAACACCCTGAGTTTGGTCAATCGACAGGTTATGACTACACGAGAACAAAAAATCCGACACGTGCCAGTCTAGAGACGACTTTGGCAGCTATTGAAAAGGCCGACTATGCCCTAGCAACGAGCTCGGGAATGGCTGCTCTGGTCTTACTTTTTAATGGTTTTCCTGTAGGGAGTCAAGTGGTAGCGGCGCGTGATTTGTACGGTGGTTCCTTCCGCTGGTTCAATGAGCAAGAGAGTATCGGTAGATTTCAATTTACCTATGCAAACACCGAGGAGGAGCTGATTGCAGCCATCACCGAAGAGACAGACTATGTTTATCTGGAGACACCGACTAACCCACTCATGGTGGAGTTTGACATCGCTAAGGTTTCGGCTATCGCCCATGCCAAAGGTGTTAAGGTGATTGTCGATAACACTTTTTACAGCCCTATTTATCAAAATCCACTTGTTCTAGGAGCGGATGTTGTCCTACATTCAGCAACCAAGTACCTATCTGGGCATAATGATGTACTAGCTGGCGCTTTGATGACCAATGATCAAGCCCTATATGATAAGCTCTTTTATGACCAAAATACATCGGGTCCAACCCTATCTCCACTGGATTCTTACTTACTCATGCGTGGACTCAAAACCCTCTCGCTTCGAATGGAGCGGGCGACACAAAATGCTCAGAAAATTGTTGCCTATTTGGAGAAGAGTCCAGCAGTCAAGCAAGTTTACTACACAGGAAAAGGTGGGATGATTTCGGTTAAGGTGGTAAATGAAAGTCGGATTCCCCATATTCTCAACACCCTGAAAGTCTTTACCTTTGCTGAAAGTCTGGGTGGAGTAGAGAGTCTGATTACCTATCCAGCCACTCAGACCCACGCAGACATTCCAGCTGAAACCCGTCATTCTTACGGTTTGACAGATGATTTGCTTCGTCTGTCTATTGGTATAGAGGATGCGGAAGACTTGATTGCAGATTTAAAGACAGCCTTGGAGGGATAA
- a CDS encoding tRNA1(Val) (adenine(37)-N6)-methyltransferase: MQKIDLLDGERIDQLFSTDVQIIQNREVFSYSIDSVLLSRFPKMPAQKGLIVDLCSGNGAVGLFASTRTKAQIIQVELQEHLANMNRRSIALNGLEDQVSVINDDLANLPQYDLRSKVDLMLCNPPYFKVDKESNLNESEHYLLARHEIATNLDSICQVAQQVLKSNGRLAMVHRPDRFLDILDTLRTYKLAPKRIQFVYPKASKEANMLLIEAIKDGSVDGLHILPPLVVHEENGDYTPAIREIYYGK; encoded by the coding sequence ATGCAAAAAATTGATTTACTAGACGGAGAGCGGATTGACCAGCTCTTCTCGACAGATGTTCAGATTATTCAAAATCGGGAGGTATTTAGCTACTCGATTGACAGCGTTCTTCTTTCGCGGTTTCCAAAAATGCCTGCTCAGAAGGGGTTGATTGTTGACCTTTGTAGTGGAAATGGGGCGGTGGGTCTCTTTGCTTCTACACGCACCAAGGCTCAGATTATTCAGGTCGAGTTGCAGGAACACTTGGCGAATATGAACCGCCGCTCCATTGCCCTCAACGGTCTGGAGGATCAGGTTTCGGTTATCAATGACGACTTGGCAAATCTACCCCAATATGACCTACGGTCCAAGGTTGATTTGATGCTCTGCAATCCTCCCTACTTCAAGGTGGATAAAGAGTCAAACCTCAATGAAAGCGAGCATTATCTCCTAGCCAGACATGAGATTGCAACCAACCTAGACAGCATTTGTCAGGTGGCCCAACAGGTGCTCAAGTCCAATGGTCGCTTGGCCATGGTTCACAGACCCGACCGATTTTTAGATATTTTAGACACACTAAGAACCTACAAATTGGCTCCCAAACGCATCCAGTTTGTCTATCCCAAGGCCAGCAAGGAGGCCAATATGTTGCTGATTGAGGCTATCAAGGACGGCTCGGTGGACGGGCTGCACATCCTGCCACCTCTGGTTGTCCATGAGGAAAACGGCGACTATACACCTGCCATTCGTGAGATTTATTATGGAAAATAA
- a CDS encoding GIY-YIG nuclease family protein encodes MENKAYLYVLECADGSLYTGYTTDVEKRLATHNRGKGAKYTRARLPVSLLYQEDFDSKQEAMSAEALFKKRSRQSKLDYIAERKQENAK; translated from the coding sequence ATGGAAAATAAGGCCTACTTGTATGTTTTGGAATGTGCCGACGGAAGTCTTTATACTGGTTATACGACTGATGTGGAGAAGCGACTTGCTACCCATAATCGTGGGAAAGGGGCCAAGTACACCCGCGCACGCTTGCCTGTCAGCCTGCTCTATCAGGAAGACTTTGACAGCAAACAGGAAGCTATGTCTGCCGAGGCTTTGTTTAAGAAACGCAGTCGGCAGAGTAAATTAGATTATATTGCAGAAAGAAAACAAGAAAATGCAAAATAA
- a CDS encoding potassium channel family protein — MQNKKHIHRLRIIWHILRVTGFATFLTSFFSFIFLAAGLLLWLEPDFTSYGDSLWYSFVTATTVGYGDMLVTTAFGRIISIILAIYGILFLGSLSGLVVSYYTEVSKHYSLAIKQDKQKTGS, encoded by the coding sequence ATGCAAAATAAAAAACATATCCACCGCCTTCGCATCATTTGGCATATCTTGAGAGTGACTGGTTTTGCCACTTTTCTCACTTCCTTTTTCAGTTTTATCTTTCTAGCAGCTGGTTTGCTACTCTGGTTGGAGCCTGATTTTACCAGCTACGGTGATAGTTTATGGTACAGCTTTGTAACGGCGACGACTGTTGGCTATGGAGATATGCTGGTCACCACTGCTTTTGGACGGATTATCAGCATTATCTTAGCTATTTACGGCATTCTCTTTTTGGGGAGCCTGTCTGGATTAGTCGTCAGCTACTATACCGAGGTCAGCAAGCATTATTCTTTAGCAATCAAACAGGACAAGCAAAAAACTGGCTCTTAG
- a CDS encoding FMN-dependent NADH-azoreductase, giving the protein MANLLIVKAHPLDAQKSYALRALEEFQTRYASLHPEDRIEIVDVFEDQIPALDKPLLEAMGAAKRGEAISPEQAEQLGRYNALTQQFLAADKIVVVNPLWNLNVPSQLVSWINTINVAGLTFKYGPEGSIGLVKGKKLLHIQSNGGVYAGQDPAAQYIKSIFEFLGFEDIHQVFIEGQSADPSQSQVIFEEAMAKIDQILESY; this is encoded by the coding sequence ATGGCAAATCTATTAATCGTAAAAGCCCACCCACTTGACGCACAAAAGTCCTACGCCTTGCGGGCTTTGGAAGAGTTTCAAACACGGTACGCCAGTTTGCACCCAGAAGATCGGATTGAAATAGTAGATGTCTTTGAGGACCAAATACCAGCTTTGGATAAGCCCTTGTTAGAGGCTATGGGAGCAGCTAAAAGAGGCGAAGCTATCAGCCCTGAACAAGCAGAGCAGTTGGGCCGCTACAATGCCTTGACCCAACAATTTCTTGCAGCAGATAAGATTGTCGTGGTCAATCCCCTTTGGAACCTCAATGTGCCAAGTCAATTAGTGTCATGGATCAATACCATTAACGTTGCAGGACTGACATTCAAGTATGGACCTGAGGGCTCTATCGGTCTGGTCAAGGGCAAAAAATTGTTGCACATCCAGTCCAATGGTGGTGTTTATGCAGGTCAAGATCCAGCTGCCCAATATATCAAGTCTATCTTTGAGTTTCTTGGATTTGAAGACATTCATCAGGTCTTTATCGAAGGGCAATCTGCCGATCCAAGTCAGTCTCAGGTTATTTTTGAAGAGGCAATGGCTAAAATTGATCAGATTTTGGAAAGCTATTAA
- a CDS encoding GNAT family N-acetyltransferase: MITYKQNPQLDFQAVLDVYASVGWTGYTSRPEMLEKALEHSLLVLATFDGDRLVGLLRAVGDGHSIVFIQDILVLPTYQRRGIGRQLLEQAVTHFPGIYQLHLLTDNTEKTRSFYEAIGFTAVDSLDCVAYTYLK, translated from the coding sequence ATGATTACTTACAAACAAAATCCTCAACTCGATTTTCAAGCTGTCCTTGACGTCTATGCTTCTGTAGGTTGGACAGGATATACTAGCCGTCCAGAAATGCTAGAGAAGGCCTTGGAACATAGTCTGCTCGTTCTTGCTACCTTTGACGGTGACCGTCTAGTGGGTCTCTTGCGAGCAGTTGGCGACGGGCATTCAATCGTTTTTATTCAGGACATCTTGGTCCTACCAACCTATCAGCGACGAGGAATTGGGCGTCAGCTTTTGGAGCAGGCCGTTACCCACTTTCCGGGTATTTATCAGCTTCATCTCTTGACGGACAATACTGAGAAAACACGGTCTTTCTATGAGGCAATTGGCTTTACAGCCGTTGATAGCCTGGACTGTGTCGCTTACACCTATTTAAAATAA
- a CDS encoding DUF1648 domain-containing protein has product MKKIDIKTLFATSGIFLLIALLTIYYYGALPDTMVTHFGVNGEPNGSMAKYMVTILTPLLFFCVHLFICVLYDVKGIGKTPVIRVFKWLFPLLALIIQVSLLWYNLGGELDYRRLVIGLLAIGYMVIGNYLPKEELDSKTNEIERKGRKQSGYLFIIGGLLLLVSLLGSPTLSILVLILFGTSVITLSLYYFYRRYKTAS; this is encoded by the coding sequence ATGAAGAAAATTGACATAAAAACCTTATTTGCAACTTCTGGTATATTCCTACTGATTGCTTTATTGACGATTTATTACTATGGAGCATTGCCAGATACCATGGTAACGCATTTTGGCGTAAATGGTGAGCCAAATGGCTCTATGGCTAAGTATATGGTGACAATTTTGACACCGCTACTATTCTTTTGTGTTCACCTATTTATTTGTGTGCTTTATGATGTGAAAGGGATAGGGAAAACACCAGTCATTCGAGTGTTCAAATGGCTTTTTCCGCTACTGGCTCTCATCATTCAAGTTTCTTTACTCTGGTATAATTTAGGCGGAGAATTGGATTACCGTAGGCTTGTCATTGGACTGCTGGCTATCGGCTATATGGTAATAGGGAATTATTTACCCAAGGAGGAATTGGATAGCAAGACCAATGAAATAGAACGAAAGGGAAGAAAGCAGTCAGGCTATCTCTTCATTATTGGTGGGTTATTGCTGCTAGTTAGTCTATTAGGCTCACCAACCCTATCTATCCTTGTGCTGATTTTGTTTGGTACATCTGTCATAACCTTGAGTCTCTATTATTTTTATCGTCGTTACAAAACTGCTTCATAA